The DNA sequence ACTAACGTTTAGCTCTCTTGCCAAACGCGATCGCGCGCCCCTATCGCCGTATTTCGCCTTTAGCGCTCTCTCTAGTCTCTCCGCGTCCATTTTTAACCTCGTTTCGACGCAATTTTAACGTCGGTTTATTGCCTATACGTGAAATAATCGGCAATTCAGCAAAAAAGTTTAGGCTAACCTCTTGACTTTTATTTTACAAATAGGCAAGATAACCAAATGAGAAAAAGGTTTAAGATCAGTCCAACCGATATTTCCGAGAAAACGGGCGTTTCCATTCCCTCGGTTTGCAATCACCTGAAGGGGAAGCGTTCTCCTCGTCGCGAGACGCTAGAAAGATACAGAGCGGCGGGCTATCCGCTAGAGCCGTTTATTTTCGGGCTTGATTACGCGAGGGAACACG is a window from the Helicobacteraceae bacterium genome containing:
- a CDS encoding helix-turn-helix domain-containing protein; the protein is MRKRFKISPTDISEKTGVSIPSVCNHLKGKRSPRRETLERYRAAGYPLEPFIFGLDYAREHGISLGQGDQEANETPPSSAQKETE